One window from the genome of Cryptomeria japonica chromosome 6, Sugi_1.0, whole genome shotgun sequence encodes:
- the LOC131031522 gene encoding uncharacterized protein LOC131031522, which produces MVGTGSASASSSSVANVRNENTPFKIDQDSPLWHYTTMIKPVSGGGGFVWQCNHCGTEYTSSYYRVKGHLCFIPRRGIKFCKGSDGKGLPKALVLGYIREQEEADRRSSKAKTDHPLVHQSSMSKRPSSSMGSTRPAGSHPFMQNPPVDAVENQNVVASRKRGPLDFAFKKELREIADSKIARCLYGNGLPFNLVRSPYFRDMVHTLCNTPSDYVCPWYEKVRTTLLAKEKASIELQLKVIKDTWQETGVTIVSDGWKDCKNRPLINVIAVCPKGAMFLKAVDCEGQVKDASFIANILIECIDMVGPQNVVQVVTDNAKNCRAAGTIVEATYGHIFWTPCAVHSLNLIMQKLGTQIDWVKKLYAEGEEIQMFVTNHHMSQAIFRTFSKLELLKVAETRFASHTLVLRRLLKVRDALSSMVINSLWSVWKQSHTERALKVRALILSEKWWDDVEYVLNFTEPIMSMIRYADTDRPCLGEIYDGMDCMVEKIKEVINRKENDPTETFFKVVQKIVVDRWNKMTTPLHLLAFALTPKFYSAEMLATPRRVPPYRDAEVASGYRAAFKKIYQDEETRNIVMREFGQFVSTKNHDVVALNARYGMDADEWWYVHGQGSIYLQPLAIKLNSQVCIFLFFIFIVFQFHLMLSFFYFIILICKFLIMF; this is translated from the exons atggttggaactggaagtgcaagtgcaagctctagttcaGTTGCAAATGTCCGAAATGAAAATACcccctttaaaattgatcaagattcaccactttggcattatacaacaatgatcaagccagtgtctggtggtgggggttttgtttggcaatgcaaccattgtggcactgagtataccagctcatactatcgagtgaaaggccacctttgtttcatccctaggcgtggaataaaattttgtaagggatcagatggcaaggggctgccaaaagctctagttttgggatatattagagaacaagaggaagctgaTAGGAGAAGTAGCAAAGCAAAGACTGATCATCCTCTTGTCCATCAAAGCTCAATGTCTAAGAGGCCTTCTAGTAGCATGGGCTCCACAAGACCAGCTGGTTCACATCCTTTCATGCAAAACCCACCAGTTGATGCAGTAGAGAATCAGAATGTTGTGGCTTCacggaaaagaggcccattggattttgccttcaaaaaagaactgagagagattgcagattccaaaattgcacgttgcctttatggcaatgggcttcctttcaaccttgttagatcaccttactttcgggacatggtgcatactctttgcaatacaccttctgattatgtttgtccatggtatgaaaaggtgagaaccaccttattggcaaaggagaaagcatccATAGAGTTACAGTTGAAggtcatcaaagatacatggcaggaaacaggtgtgaccattgtttctgatggatggaaagattgtaaaaataggccattgatcaatgttatagcagtgtgtcctaaaggggcaatgtttttgaaagcagtggattgtgaggggcaagtgaaagatgcaagtttcattgccaatatcttgatagaatgcattgacatggtggggcctcaaaatgttgtccaagttgtaactgacaatgctaaaaattgtagggcagcagggactatagtggaggctacatatggtcacatcttttggacaccatgcgcagtacactcactcaatttaatcatgcaaaagcttggcacacaaattgattgggtgaaaaaacTATATGCGGAgggcgaggagattcaaatgtttgtgactaatcatcatatgtcacaagccattttcaggaccttctccaagttggagttgttgaag gttgctgaaacacgatttgcatctcacacgctcgtcttaagacgacttctgAAGGTGCGAGAcgccttgagttctatggtcatcaacagcttgtggagtgtatggaagcagtcccacacagaaagagctctaaaagtaagagcattgatccttagtgagaaatggtgggatgatgtggaatatgttttgaatttcactgagcccatcatgagcatgatcaggtatgctgatactgatcgcccatgtttgggcgagatttatgatggcatggattgcatggtggaaaaaataaaagaagtaataaatagaaaagaaaatgacccaacggaaacatttttcaaagttgtgcagaaaattgttgttgaccgttggaacaagatgaccacccccttacatctcttagcatttgctttgacgccaaaattttatagtgcagagatgcttgcaacaccaaggagggtgccaccatatagagatgcagaggttgcttctggctatagggctgcctttaaaaagatatatcaagatgaggagacaagaaatattgtcatgagggagtttggccaatttgtatctacaaaaaatcatgatgttgtagctcttaatgctagatatgggatggatgctgatgagtggtggtatgtacatggtcaaggctccatttacttgcagcctcttgcaattaaacttaactcccaagtatgtatctttttattttttatttttatagttttccaattccatttgatgctatcatttttttattttataattttaatttgtaaatttctaattatgttttaa